In a single window of the Papaver somniferum cultivar HN1 chromosome 8, ASM357369v1, whole genome shotgun sequence genome:
- the LOC113303739 gene encoding ion channel CASTOR-like isoform X2, whose product MSFMDPDQPSSSCNRDWFFPSPSFIHSTHPTPTSRTLKPPKKFYSSARRSGSQKIPYPLEPPLSQKSTPILPLDNRYGGIPRRIDFDRTRDKMQRSDDETIPTEKKNLVEEKTTTIVGRLKSCFRWNRRNLVFPVILTIFFYLLRKNFNLQGQVKDSEEQILILKLRLQECNLPDSVHIINSNAEENFISTESLRTLALIFSLLLLSTPFLIFKYVDYVSKTRRSSKEVSLNKQLEYHVDVFLSVHPYTKPSALLIATLLLIFIGGVALFGVTDDGLADCLWLSWTYVASSGNHADSEGIGPRLVSISISFGGMLIFAMMLGLVSDAISEKLDSLRKGKSEVVESSHTLILGWSEKLGTLLNQLVIANESLGGGTVVVMAERDKEEMELDIAKMEFDFRETSVICRSGNPCILADLKKVSVSKARAIIVLAEDGNADQSDARALRTVLSLTGVKEGLRGHIVVELSDLDNEVLVKLVGGELVETVVAHDVIGRLMIQCARQPGLAQIWEDILGFENCEFYIKRWPGLDGMCFEDVLISFADAIPCGVKSVACGGKIILNPDDSYVLQEGDEVLVIAEDDDTYAPTTLPMVKEASLIEIIRPTKEPQKILLCGWRRDIDDMIVKLHEKILFCGWRRDMEDMIMVLDAFLAPESELWMFNEVPENDRVKKLTDGGLDFDRLMNITLVHREGNAVIRRNLESLPLETFDSILILADESVEDSAIQADSRSLATLLLIRDIQAKRLPYSKETPIHRGAFSKVSWMGEMQQASDKSVIISEILDPRTKNLLSMSKISDYVLSNELVSMALAMVAEDRQINDVLEELFAEEGNEMHIRQANLYLHEEEELNFFEVLLRARQRKEIVIGYRLANAERAVINPPNKSERRNWSSKDAFVVIAEKE is encoded by the exons ATGTCCTTTATGGATCCTGATCAGCCTTCTTCGTCTTGTAACAGGGATTGGTTTTTCCCTTCTCCTTCGTTCATTCATTCAACTCATCCTACTCCTACTTCAAGAACTCTAAAACCTCCTAAAAAATTCTACTCTTCAGCACGCCGTAGTGGCTCGCAGAAAATACCTTATCCACTTGAACCGCCATTATCTCAGAAATCCACTCCGATTTTACCATTGGATAATAGATATGGTGGAATTCCAAGAAGAATTGATTTTGATCGTACAAGAGACAAAATGCAAAGATCTGATGATGAAACCATTCCAACggagaagaagaacttggtggaAGAGAAAACTACTACGATTGTTGGGAGATTAAAAAGTTGTTTCCGATGGAATCGACGGAATTTGGTTTTCCCG GTTATTCTCacaatcttcttttatcttctacGCAAGAACTTTAATTTGCAAGGACAGGTTAAGGATTCAGAG GAACAGATTTTAATATTAAAGTTGAGATTACAAGAATGTAATTTACCGGACTCCGTTCACATTATCAATTCAAATGCAGAAGAAAATTTTATATCTACTGAAAGTTTGAGAACTTTAGCTTTGATTTTCTCGTTATTACTTTTGTCAACACCGTTTCTTATTTTCAAGTATGTTGATTACGTTTCGAAAACTAGAAGATCTTCAAAAGAAGTTTCCTTGAACAAACAGTTAGAATATCACGTGGACGTGTTTTTATCAGTTCATCCTTATACAAAGCCGTCGGCGTTGCTAATTGCAACCCTGCTGCTTATATTTATTGGTGGGGTTGCATTGTTTGGTGTGACTGATGATGGCTTAGCGGATTGTCTATGGTTGTCTTGGACTTATGTTGCTAGTTCAGGAAACCATGCGGACTCTGAAGGAATTGGTCCGAGGTTAGTTTCAATTTCTATAAGTTTTGGTGGTATGCTTATATTTGCTATGATGCTTGGACTTGTTTCCGATGCAATCTCCGAGAAATTAGATTCATTACGGAAGGGAAAAAGTGAAGTTGTTGAGAGCAGTCATACTTTAATTCTTGGTTGGAGCGAAAAATTG GGTACACTATTGAATCAGCTTGTCATAGCCAATGAGAGTTTGGGTGGAGGGACTGTGGTTGTAATGGCTGAGAGAGATAAAGAAGAGATGGAACTTGACATTGCCAAAATGGAATTTGATTTTAGAGAAACATCTGTTATATGCAGAAGTGGAAACCCTTGTATTCTAGCTGACCTGAAAAAG GTTTCTGTCTCCAAGGCCCGCGCTATCATTGTGCTTGCTGAAGATGGCAATGCTGACCAG AGTGATGCTCGTGCATTAAGGACAGTTTTGAGTCTGACAGGAGTAAAAGAAGGGCTGAGAGGACATATAGTGGTGGAACTTAGTGACCTAGACAACGAGGTGCTGGTAAAACTTGTTGGTGGAGAACTTGTTGAAACTGTTGTTGCTCATGATGTCATTGGCCGCTTGATGATTCAGTGTGCTCGACAACCAGGCCTTGCTCAG ATTTGGGAAGATATACTTGGATTTGAAAACTGTGAGTTTTACATCAAAAGATGGCCGGGATTGGATGGAATGTGTTTTGAAGATGTATTGATCAGCTTCGCGGACGCTATTCCTTGTGGAGTGAAGTCGGTAGCTTGTGGAGGAAAGATAATTTTGAATCCTGATGACTCTTATGTTCTACAAGAAGGCGATGAAGTTCTTGTAATTGCTGAAGATGACGATACTTATGCTCCAACCACATTGCCAATG GTTAAAGAGGCATCATTGATAGAAATTATTCGGCCAACAAAAGAGCCACAGAAGATTTTACTTTGTGGATGGAGACGGGACATTGATGATATGATAGTG AAGTTGcatgaaaaaattcttttttgtggTTGGCGCCGAGATATGGAAGATATGATTATG GTATTGGATGCATTCTTGGCACCTGAGTCAGAGTTGTGGATGTTCAATGAAGTTCCAGAAAATGACAGAGTTAAAAAACTTACTGATGGTGGTCTTGATTTCGACCGTTTAATGAACATTACTCTGGTTCATCGTGAAGGAAATGCTGTTATTCGCCGCAACTTGGAAAGTCTCCCCTTGGAGACCTTTGATTCT ATTTTGATTTTGGCTGATGAATCCGTCGAAGATTCAGCAATCCAAGCTGACTCAAGATCTCTCGCCACATTATTGTTAATCCGTGACATCCAG GCAAAGCGTCTTCCTTATAGTAAAGAAACCCCGATTCATAGAGGAGCCTTCTCAAAGGTTTCTTGGATGGGAGAAATGCAACAAGCTTCAGATAAATCAGTCATAATAAGTGAAATTCTTGATCCGCGGACTAAAAATCTGTTATCCATGTCGAAAATCAGTGACTATGTTTTATCAAATGAGCTGGTCAGCATGGCATTAGCTATGGTTGCTGAGGATCGCCAAATaaatgatgtgttagaagaactcTTTGCTGAGGAG GGAAACGAGATGCATATAAGACAAGCCAATCTTTACCTTCATGAAGAGGAGgaattgaatttttttgaagTACTGTTACGTGCTCGTCAGAGGAAAGAAATTGTGATTGGATACCGGCTCGCAAATGCTGAGCGAGCTGTCATTAACCCTCCTAACAAGAGTGAGCGGCGAAATTGGTCGTCCAAGGATGCTTTCGTTGTGATTGCTGAAAAAGAATGA
- the LOC113303739 gene encoding ion channel CASTOR-like isoform X1: protein MSFMDPDQPSSSCNRDWFFPSPSFIHSTHPTPTSRTLKPPKKFYSSARRSGSQKIPYPLEPPLSQKSTPILPLDNRYGGIPRRIDFDRTRDKMQRSDDETIPTEKKNLVEEKTTTIVGRLKSCFRWNRRNLVFPVILTIFFYLLRKNFNLQGQVKDSEEQILILKLRLQECNLPDSVHIINSNAEENFISTESLRTLALIFSLLLLSTPFLIFKYVDYVSKTRRSSKEVSLNKQLEYHVDVFLSVHPYTKPSALLIATLLLIFIGGVALFGVTDDGLADCLWLSWTYVASSGNHADSEGIGPRLVSISISFGGMLIFAMMLGLVSDAISEKLDSLRKGKSEVVESSHTLILGWSEKLGTLLNQLVIANESLGGGTVVVMAERDKEEMELDIAKMEFDFRETSVICRSGNPCILADLKKVSVSKARAIIVLAEDGNADQSDARALRTVLSLTGVKEGLRGHIVVELSDLDNEVLVKLVGGELVETVVAHDVIGRLMIQCARQPGLAQIWEDILGFENCEFYIKRWPGLDGMCFEDVLISFADAIPCGVKSVACGGKIILNPDDSYVLQEGDEVLVIAEDDDTYAPTTLPMVKEASLIEIIRPTKEPQKILLCGWRRDIDDMIVVSSFCQAPNRFLFFVFPVLIKQVWRGNPLKDLMVQKLHEKILFCGWRRDMEDMIMVLDAFLAPESELWMFNEVPENDRVKKLTDGGLDFDRLMNITLVHREGNAVIRRNLESLPLETFDSILILADESVEDSAIQADSRSLATLLLIRDIQAKRLPYSKETPIHRGAFSKVSWMGEMQQASDKSVIISEILDPRTKNLLSMSKISDYVLSNELVSMALAMVAEDRQINDVLEELFAEEGNEMHIRQANLYLHEEEELNFFEVLLRARQRKEIVIGYRLANAERAVINPPNKSERRNWSSKDAFVVIAEKE, encoded by the exons ATGTCCTTTATGGATCCTGATCAGCCTTCTTCGTCTTGTAACAGGGATTGGTTTTTCCCTTCTCCTTCGTTCATTCATTCAACTCATCCTACTCCTACTTCAAGAACTCTAAAACCTCCTAAAAAATTCTACTCTTCAGCACGCCGTAGTGGCTCGCAGAAAATACCTTATCCACTTGAACCGCCATTATCTCAGAAATCCACTCCGATTTTACCATTGGATAATAGATATGGTGGAATTCCAAGAAGAATTGATTTTGATCGTACAAGAGACAAAATGCAAAGATCTGATGATGAAACCATTCCAACggagaagaagaacttggtggaAGAGAAAACTACTACGATTGTTGGGAGATTAAAAAGTTGTTTCCGATGGAATCGACGGAATTTGGTTTTCCCG GTTATTCTCacaatcttcttttatcttctacGCAAGAACTTTAATTTGCAAGGACAGGTTAAGGATTCAGAG GAACAGATTTTAATATTAAAGTTGAGATTACAAGAATGTAATTTACCGGACTCCGTTCACATTATCAATTCAAATGCAGAAGAAAATTTTATATCTACTGAAAGTTTGAGAACTTTAGCTTTGATTTTCTCGTTATTACTTTTGTCAACACCGTTTCTTATTTTCAAGTATGTTGATTACGTTTCGAAAACTAGAAGATCTTCAAAAGAAGTTTCCTTGAACAAACAGTTAGAATATCACGTGGACGTGTTTTTATCAGTTCATCCTTATACAAAGCCGTCGGCGTTGCTAATTGCAACCCTGCTGCTTATATTTATTGGTGGGGTTGCATTGTTTGGTGTGACTGATGATGGCTTAGCGGATTGTCTATGGTTGTCTTGGACTTATGTTGCTAGTTCAGGAAACCATGCGGACTCTGAAGGAATTGGTCCGAGGTTAGTTTCAATTTCTATAAGTTTTGGTGGTATGCTTATATTTGCTATGATGCTTGGACTTGTTTCCGATGCAATCTCCGAGAAATTAGATTCATTACGGAAGGGAAAAAGTGAAGTTGTTGAGAGCAGTCATACTTTAATTCTTGGTTGGAGCGAAAAATTG GGTACACTATTGAATCAGCTTGTCATAGCCAATGAGAGTTTGGGTGGAGGGACTGTGGTTGTAATGGCTGAGAGAGATAAAGAAGAGATGGAACTTGACATTGCCAAAATGGAATTTGATTTTAGAGAAACATCTGTTATATGCAGAAGTGGAAACCCTTGTATTCTAGCTGACCTGAAAAAG GTTTCTGTCTCCAAGGCCCGCGCTATCATTGTGCTTGCTGAAGATGGCAATGCTGACCAG AGTGATGCTCGTGCATTAAGGACAGTTTTGAGTCTGACAGGAGTAAAAGAAGGGCTGAGAGGACATATAGTGGTGGAACTTAGTGACCTAGACAACGAGGTGCTGGTAAAACTTGTTGGTGGAGAACTTGTTGAAACTGTTGTTGCTCATGATGTCATTGGCCGCTTGATGATTCAGTGTGCTCGACAACCAGGCCTTGCTCAG ATTTGGGAAGATATACTTGGATTTGAAAACTGTGAGTTTTACATCAAAAGATGGCCGGGATTGGATGGAATGTGTTTTGAAGATGTATTGATCAGCTTCGCGGACGCTATTCCTTGTGGAGTGAAGTCGGTAGCTTGTGGAGGAAAGATAATTTTGAATCCTGATGACTCTTATGTTCTACAAGAAGGCGATGAAGTTCTTGTAATTGCTGAAGATGACGATACTTATGCTCCAACCACATTGCCAATG GTTAAAGAGGCATCATTGATAGAAATTATTCGGCCAACAAAAGAGCCACAGAAGATTTTACTTTGTGGATGGAGACGGGACATTGATGATATGATAGTGGTAAGTTCTTTCTGCCAAGCTCCTAATCgcttcttgttttttgtttttcctgtctTGATAAAACAGGTCTGGAGAGGGAATCCACTGAAAGATTTAATGGTTCAGAAGTTGcatgaaaaaattcttttttgtggTTGGCGCCGAGATATGGAAGATATGATTATG GTATTGGATGCATTCTTGGCACCTGAGTCAGAGTTGTGGATGTTCAATGAAGTTCCAGAAAATGACAGAGTTAAAAAACTTACTGATGGTGGTCTTGATTTCGACCGTTTAATGAACATTACTCTGGTTCATCGTGAAGGAAATGCTGTTATTCGCCGCAACTTGGAAAGTCTCCCCTTGGAGACCTTTGATTCT ATTTTGATTTTGGCTGATGAATCCGTCGAAGATTCAGCAATCCAAGCTGACTCAAGATCTCTCGCCACATTATTGTTAATCCGTGACATCCAG GCAAAGCGTCTTCCTTATAGTAAAGAAACCCCGATTCATAGAGGAGCCTTCTCAAAGGTTTCTTGGATGGGAGAAATGCAACAAGCTTCAGATAAATCAGTCATAATAAGTGAAATTCTTGATCCGCGGACTAAAAATCTGTTATCCATGTCGAAAATCAGTGACTATGTTTTATCAAATGAGCTGGTCAGCATGGCATTAGCTATGGTTGCTGAGGATCGCCAAATaaatgatgtgttagaagaactcTTTGCTGAGGAG GGAAACGAGATGCATATAAGACAAGCCAATCTTTACCTTCATGAAGAGGAGgaattgaatttttttgaagTACTGTTACGTGCTCGTCAGAGGAAAGAAATTGTGATTGGATACCGGCTCGCAAATGCTGAGCGAGCTGTCATTAACCCTCCTAACAAGAGTGAGCGGCGAAATTGGTCGTCCAAGGATGCTTTCGTTGTGATTGCTGAAAAAGAATGA
- the LOC113303739 gene encoding ion channel CASTOR-like isoform X3, with translation MSFMDPDQPSSSCNRDWFFPSPSFIHSTHPTPTSRTLKPPKKFYSSARRSGSQKIPYPLEPPLSQKSTPILPLDNRYGGIPRRIDFDRTRDKMQRSDDETIPTEKKNLVEEKTTTIVGRLKSCFRWNRRNLVFPVILTIFFYLLRKNFNLQGQVKDSEEQILILKLRLQECNLPDSVHIINSNAEENFISTESLRTLALIFSLLLLSTPFLIFKYVDYVSKTRRSSKEVSLNKQLEYHVDVFLSVHPYTKPSALLIATLLLIFIGGVALFGVTDDGLADCLWLSWTYVASSGNHADSEGIGPRLVSISISFGGMLIFAMMLGLVSDAISEKLDSLRKGKSEVVESSHTLILGWSEKLGTLLNQLVIANESLGGGTVVVMAERDKEEMELDIAKMEFDFRETSVICRSGNPCILADLKKVSVSKARAIIVLAEDGNADQSDARALRTVLSLTGVKEGLRGHIVVELSDLDNEVLVKLVGGELVETVVAHDVIGRLMIQCARQPGLAQIWEDILGFENCEFYIKRWPGLDGMCFEDVLISFADAIPCGVKSVACGGKIILNPDDSYVLQEGDEVLVIAEDDDTYAPTTLPMVWRGNPLKDLMVQKLHEKILFCGWRRDMEDMIMVLDAFLAPESELWMFNEVPENDRVKKLTDGGLDFDRLMNITLVHREGNAVIRRNLESLPLETFDSILILADESVEDSAIQADSRSLATLLLIRDIQAKRLPYSKETPIHRGAFSKVSWMGEMQQASDKSVIISEILDPRTKNLLSMSKISDYVLSNELVSMALAMVAEDRQINDVLEELFAEEGNEMHIRQANLYLHEEEELNFFEVLLRARQRKEIVIGYRLANAERAVINPPNKSERRNWSSKDAFVVIAEKE, from the exons ATGTCCTTTATGGATCCTGATCAGCCTTCTTCGTCTTGTAACAGGGATTGGTTTTTCCCTTCTCCTTCGTTCATTCATTCAACTCATCCTACTCCTACTTCAAGAACTCTAAAACCTCCTAAAAAATTCTACTCTTCAGCACGCCGTAGTGGCTCGCAGAAAATACCTTATCCACTTGAACCGCCATTATCTCAGAAATCCACTCCGATTTTACCATTGGATAATAGATATGGTGGAATTCCAAGAAGAATTGATTTTGATCGTACAAGAGACAAAATGCAAAGATCTGATGATGAAACCATTCCAACggagaagaagaacttggtggaAGAGAAAACTACTACGATTGTTGGGAGATTAAAAAGTTGTTTCCGATGGAATCGACGGAATTTGGTTTTCCCG GTTATTCTCacaatcttcttttatcttctacGCAAGAACTTTAATTTGCAAGGACAGGTTAAGGATTCAGAG GAACAGATTTTAATATTAAAGTTGAGATTACAAGAATGTAATTTACCGGACTCCGTTCACATTATCAATTCAAATGCAGAAGAAAATTTTATATCTACTGAAAGTTTGAGAACTTTAGCTTTGATTTTCTCGTTATTACTTTTGTCAACACCGTTTCTTATTTTCAAGTATGTTGATTACGTTTCGAAAACTAGAAGATCTTCAAAAGAAGTTTCCTTGAACAAACAGTTAGAATATCACGTGGACGTGTTTTTATCAGTTCATCCTTATACAAAGCCGTCGGCGTTGCTAATTGCAACCCTGCTGCTTATATTTATTGGTGGGGTTGCATTGTTTGGTGTGACTGATGATGGCTTAGCGGATTGTCTATGGTTGTCTTGGACTTATGTTGCTAGTTCAGGAAACCATGCGGACTCTGAAGGAATTGGTCCGAGGTTAGTTTCAATTTCTATAAGTTTTGGTGGTATGCTTATATTTGCTATGATGCTTGGACTTGTTTCCGATGCAATCTCCGAGAAATTAGATTCATTACGGAAGGGAAAAAGTGAAGTTGTTGAGAGCAGTCATACTTTAATTCTTGGTTGGAGCGAAAAATTG GGTACACTATTGAATCAGCTTGTCATAGCCAATGAGAGTTTGGGTGGAGGGACTGTGGTTGTAATGGCTGAGAGAGATAAAGAAGAGATGGAACTTGACATTGCCAAAATGGAATTTGATTTTAGAGAAACATCTGTTATATGCAGAAGTGGAAACCCTTGTATTCTAGCTGACCTGAAAAAG GTTTCTGTCTCCAAGGCCCGCGCTATCATTGTGCTTGCTGAAGATGGCAATGCTGACCAG AGTGATGCTCGTGCATTAAGGACAGTTTTGAGTCTGACAGGAGTAAAAGAAGGGCTGAGAGGACATATAGTGGTGGAACTTAGTGACCTAGACAACGAGGTGCTGGTAAAACTTGTTGGTGGAGAACTTGTTGAAACTGTTGTTGCTCATGATGTCATTGGCCGCTTGATGATTCAGTGTGCTCGACAACCAGGCCTTGCTCAG ATTTGGGAAGATATACTTGGATTTGAAAACTGTGAGTTTTACATCAAAAGATGGCCGGGATTGGATGGAATGTGTTTTGAAGATGTATTGATCAGCTTCGCGGACGCTATTCCTTGTGGAGTGAAGTCGGTAGCTTGTGGAGGAAAGATAATTTTGAATCCTGATGACTCTTATGTTCTACAAGAAGGCGATGAAGTTCTTGTAATTGCTGAAGATGACGATACTTATGCTCCAACCACATTGCCAATG GTCTGGAGAGGGAATCCACTGAAAGATTTAATGGTTCAGAAGTTGcatgaaaaaattcttttttgtggTTGGCGCCGAGATATGGAAGATATGATTATG GTATTGGATGCATTCTTGGCACCTGAGTCAGAGTTGTGGATGTTCAATGAAGTTCCAGAAAATGACAGAGTTAAAAAACTTACTGATGGTGGTCTTGATTTCGACCGTTTAATGAACATTACTCTGGTTCATCGTGAAGGAAATGCTGTTATTCGCCGCAACTTGGAAAGTCTCCCCTTGGAGACCTTTGATTCT ATTTTGATTTTGGCTGATGAATCCGTCGAAGATTCAGCAATCCAAGCTGACTCAAGATCTCTCGCCACATTATTGTTAATCCGTGACATCCAG GCAAAGCGTCTTCCTTATAGTAAAGAAACCCCGATTCATAGAGGAGCCTTCTCAAAGGTTTCTTGGATGGGAGAAATGCAACAAGCTTCAGATAAATCAGTCATAATAAGTGAAATTCTTGATCCGCGGACTAAAAATCTGTTATCCATGTCGAAAATCAGTGACTATGTTTTATCAAATGAGCTGGTCAGCATGGCATTAGCTATGGTTGCTGAGGATCGCCAAATaaatgatgtgttagaagaactcTTTGCTGAGGAG GGAAACGAGATGCATATAAGACAAGCCAATCTTTACCTTCATGAAGAGGAGgaattgaatttttttgaagTACTGTTACGTGCTCGTCAGAGGAAAGAAATTGTGATTGGATACCGGCTCGCAAATGCTGAGCGAGCTGTCATTAACCCTCCTAACAAGAGTGAGCGGCGAAATTGGTCGTCCAAGGATGCTTTCGTTGTGATTGCTGAAAAAGAATGA
- the LOC113303739 gene encoding ion channel CASTOR-like isoform X4 has protein sequence MSFMDPDQPSSSCNRDWFFPSPSFIHSTHPTPTSRTLKPPKKFYSSARRSGSQKIPYPLEPPLSQKSTPILPLDNRYGGIPRRIDFDRTRDKMQRSDDETIPTEKKNLVEEKTTTIVGRLKSCFRWNRRNLVFPVILTIFFYLLRKNFNLQGQVKDSEEQILILKLRLQECNLPDSVHIINSNAEENFISTESLRTLALIFSLLLLSTPFLIFKYVDYVSKTRRSSKEVSLNKQLEYHVDVFLSVHPYTKPSALLIATLLLIFIGGVALFGVTDDGLADCLWLSWTYVASSGNHADSEGIGPRLVSISISFGGMLIFAMMLGLVSDAISEKLDSLRKGKSEVVESSHTLILGWSEKLGTLLNQLVIANESLGGGTVVVMAERDKEEMELDIAKMEFDFRETSVICRSGNPCILADLKKVSVSKARAIIVLAEDGNADQSDARALRTVLSLTGVKEGLRGHIVVELSDLDNEVLVKLVGGELVETVVAHDVIGRLMIQCARQPGLAQIWEDILGFENCEFYIKRWPGLDGMCFEDVLISFADAIPCGVKSVACGGKIILNPDDSYVLQEGDEVLVIAEDDDTYAPTTLPMVKEASLIEIIRPTKEPQKILLCGWRRDIDDMIVVLDAFLAPESELWMFNEVPENDRVKKLTDGGLDFDRLMNITLVHREGNAVIRRNLESLPLETFDSILILADESVEDSAIQADSRSLATLLLIRDIQAKRLPYSKETPIHRGAFSKVSWMGEMQQASDKSVIISEILDPRTKNLLSMSKISDYVLSNELVSMALAMVAEDRQINDVLEELFAEEGNEMHIRQANLYLHEEEELNFFEVLLRARQRKEIVIGYRLANAERAVINPPNKSERRNWSSKDAFVVIAEKE, from the exons ATGTCCTTTATGGATCCTGATCAGCCTTCTTCGTCTTGTAACAGGGATTGGTTTTTCCCTTCTCCTTCGTTCATTCATTCAACTCATCCTACTCCTACTTCAAGAACTCTAAAACCTCCTAAAAAATTCTACTCTTCAGCACGCCGTAGTGGCTCGCAGAAAATACCTTATCCACTTGAACCGCCATTATCTCAGAAATCCACTCCGATTTTACCATTGGATAATAGATATGGTGGAATTCCAAGAAGAATTGATTTTGATCGTACAAGAGACAAAATGCAAAGATCTGATGATGAAACCATTCCAACggagaagaagaacttggtggaAGAGAAAACTACTACGATTGTTGGGAGATTAAAAAGTTGTTTCCGATGGAATCGACGGAATTTGGTTTTCCCG GTTATTCTCacaatcttcttttatcttctacGCAAGAACTTTAATTTGCAAGGACAGGTTAAGGATTCAGAG GAACAGATTTTAATATTAAAGTTGAGATTACAAGAATGTAATTTACCGGACTCCGTTCACATTATCAATTCAAATGCAGAAGAAAATTTTATATCTACTGAAAGTTTGAGAACTTTAGCTTTGATTTTCTCGTTATTACTTTTGTCAACACCGTTTCTTATTTTCAAGTATGTTGATTACGTTTCGAAAACTAGAAGATCTTCAAAAGAAGTTTCCTTGAACAAACAGTTAGAATATCACGTGGACGTGTTTTTATCAGTTCATCCTTATACAAAGCCGTCGGCGTTGCTAATTGCAACCCTGCTGCTTATATTTATTGGTGGGGTTGCATTGTTTGGTGTGACTGATGATGGCTTAGCGGATTGTCTATGGTTGTCTTGGACTTATGTTGCTAGTTCAGGAAACCATGCGGACTCTGAAGGAATTGGTCCGAGGTTAGTTTCAATTTCTATAAGTTTTGGTGGTATGCTTATATTTGCTATGATGCTTGGACTTGTTTCCGATGCAATCTCCGAGAAATTAGATTCATTACGGAAGGGAAAAAGTGAAGTTGTTGAGAGCAGTCATACTTTAATTCTTGGTTGGAGCGAAAAATTG GGTACACTATTGAATCAGCTTGTCATAGCCAATGAGAGTTTGGGTGGAGGGACTGTGGTTGTAATGGCTGAGAGAGATAAAGAAGAGATGGAACTTGACATTGCCAAAATGGAATTTGATTTTAGAGAAACATCTGTTATATGCAGAAGTGGAAACCCTTGTATTCTAGCTGACCTGAAAAAG GTTTCTGTCTCCAAGGCCCGCGCTATCATTGTGCTTGCTGAAGATGGCAATGCTGACCAG AGTGATGCTCGTGCATTAAGGACAGTTTTGAGTCTGACAGGAGTAAAAGAAGGGCTGAGAGGACATATAGTGGTGGAACTTAGTGACCTAGACAACGAGGTGCTGGTAAAACTTGTTGGTGGAGAACTTGTTGAAACTGTTGTTGCTCATGATGTCATTGGCCGCTTGATGATTCAGTGTGCTCGACAACCAGGCCTTGCTCAG ATTTGGGAAGATATACTTGGATTTGAAAACTGTGAGTTTTACATCAAAAGATGGCCGGGATTGGATGGAATGTGTTTTGAAGATGTATTGATCAGCTTCGCGGACGCTATTCCTTGTGGAGTGAAGTCGGTAGCTTGTGGAGGAAAGATAATTTTGAATCCTGATGACTCTTATGTTCTACAAGAAGGCGATGAAGTTCTTGTAATTGCTGAAGATGACGATACTTATGCTCCAACCACATTGCCAATG GTTAAAGAGGCATCATTGATAGAAATTATTCGGCCAACAAAAGAGCCACAGAAGATTTTACTTTGTGGATGGAGACGGGACATTGATGATATGATAGTG GTATTGGATGCATTCTTGGCACCTGAGTCAGAGTTGTGGATGTTCAATGAAGTTCCAGAAAATGACAGAGTTAAAAAACTTACTGATGGTGGTCTTGATTTCGACCGTTTAATGAACATTACTCTGGTTCATCGTGAAGGAAATGCTGTTATTCGCCGCAACTTGGAAAGTCTCCCCTTGGAGACCTTTGATTCT ATTTTGATTTTGGCTGATGAATCCGTCGAAGATTCAGCAATCCAAGCTGACTCAAGATCTCTCGCCACATTATTGTTAATCCGTGACATCCAG GCAAAGCGTCTTCCTTATAGTAAAGAAACCCCGATTCATAGAGGAGCCTTCTCAAAGGTTTCTTGGATGGGAGAAATGCAACAAGCTTCAGATAAATCAGTCATAATAAGTGAAATTCTTGATCCGCGGACTAAAAATCTGTTATCCATGTCGAAAATCAGTGACTATGTTTTATCAAATGAGCTGGTCAGCATGGCATTAGCTATGGTTGCTGAGGATCGCCAAATaaatgatgtgttagaagaactcTTTGCTGAGGAG GGAAACGAGATGCATATAAGACAAGCCAATCTTTACCTTCATGAAGAGGAGgaattgaatttttttgaagTACTGTTACGTGCTCGTCAGAGGAAAGAAATTGTGATTGGATACCGGCTCGCAAATGCTGAGCGAGCTGTCATTAACCCTCCTAACAAGAGTGAGCGGCGAAATTGGTCGTCCAAGGATGCTTTCGTTGTGATTGCTGAAAAAGAATGA